The Bradyrhizobium sp. CCBAU 051011 DNA segment CCCGACTTCATCAAGATCAGCCCGAACAACAAGATTCCGGCCATCGTCGATCCCGACGGTCCGGGCGGCAAGCCGGTCAGCATCTTCGAGTCAGGCGCGATCCTGCTCTATCTCGGCGAAAAGACCGGCAAGTTCCTTCCGAAGCCGCTGGCTGAGCGGATCCCGGTCTATGAATGGCTGATGTGGCAGATGGGCGGCTTCGGGCCGTTTCCGGGCCAGGTACATCATTTCATCGCGCTGGAGAATGAAACCGACCGCGCCTACGGCCTGAAACGCTACATGACCGAGACGCGCCGGCTCTATGGCGTCCTCGATCGGCGGCTGGCCGACCGCGAATTCGTGGCAGGCGCGCTGTCGGTCGCCGACTTCGCCATTCTCGGCTGGGCCTGGCGCCACCCGCGCCACAAGGTGGAGCTGAAGGATTTCCCGAATGTCGAGCGCTGGTACAACGCACTGATGGCCCGCCCGGCGACCAAGCGCGGCATGGAAGCGAAGCTGGATTAGCGGAAGCGCCTTGCTTTCTTCCTTCTCCCCTTGTGGAAGAAGGTGGCGTGGACGCAGTCCACGCCGGATGAGGGGTTCTCTCCGCGGAGACGGACCCCTCACCGCGCGATTGATCCACCCCTCCCACAAGGGGAGAGGGGAAGGGCGCTACGCCCGCTTCGCCTCGAACGCCATCTTCACCGCAAGCCCCGCCAGCACCGTGCCCATCAGCCAGCGCTGAATCAACAACCAGCTCGGCCGCGTACCGAGGAACATTGCGATCGATCCGGCGGCAAGCGCGATCATCGCATTCACGCTGACGCTGATTACGGTCTGGATCGTGCCGAGCATGAGCGACTGCGTCAGCACGCTGCCGACCGCAGGATCGATGAACTGCGGCAGCAACGCCAGATACAGCATCGCGATCTTCGGATTGAGCAGGTTGGTCACAAACCCCATCGCGAACAATTTGCGCGGGCCGTCGGCGGCGAGCTTCTTCACTTGAAACGGCGAGCGCCCGTTCGGTTTCAGCGCCTGCCACGCCAGCCACAGCAAATAGGCAGCGCCGGCGAACCGCAGCGCGTCATAGGCGTAGGGCACCGCGAACAACAACGCCGTGATGCCGAACGCCGCGCACAGCATGTAGAACACGAAGCCGAGCGCGACACCGCCGAGCGACACGATCCCCGCTGCGGGCCCTTGCGTGATCGAGCGCGAGATCAGGTAGATCATGTTCGGCCCCGGCGTCAGCACCATGCCGAGCGAGACCAGGGCGAAGCCGAGCAGTGTTGCGATGTGTGGCATGGGAGACTCGCGGAAGTGATGGGCACGTTTCTAGCGTGCGCTACGCCGCGATGTCATTTCGTATATTGCTCCGAGGACATTTGTGCGCGCCACAATCGACGGTGCACTCCCTTGCCCCGCTCTTGCGGGGAGAGGGTCGGGTGAGGGGCTATCCGCGAGTCCTGCTCGTGGTGGGTCCGGTACCCCCTCCCGGATCGCAACGGCGATCCGACCTCTCCCCGCAAGCGGGGCGAGGTTAAGGAGCGCCGCGTCAGCGGCGCTCTAATGCGCCTCTTCCCAGTTATTCGCCGCTCTTGCATCCACCTGCAGCGGCACCGACAGCACCACGGCCGGGAACGGGGCGTCCTGCATCACGTGCTGCACCACCGGCAGCGTCGCCGCCACCTCTGCGTCGGGTACTTCGAAGATCAGCTCGTCATGCACCTGCAGCAGCATCTGCGCCGACAGCTTCTTCTCCGCCAGTGCGTCCTCCATCCGCGTCATGGCGCGGCGGATGATGTCGGCGGCGGTGCCTTGCAGCCGCGCGTTGATCGCGGCGCGCTCGTTGAAGGAGCGGACCGAGGCGTTGGAGGCTTTGATGTCGGGGTAATGACACTTTCGGCCGAACAGCGTCGTGACATAGCCGTTTGTCCGGCAGAACTCCCGCGTCTCGTCCATGTAGGCGCGGATGCCCGGGAAGCGCTCAAAGTATTTCTTGATGTAGGCGGAGGCTTCCTCGCGGGCGATGCCGAGCTGGTTGGCGAGGCCGAACGCCGAGATGCCGTAGATGATGCCGAAATTGATCGCCTTGGCCCGGCGCCGCACTTCGCCCGGCATGTCCTTGATTGGTACGCCGAACATTTCGGACGCCGTCATGGCGTGAATGTCGAGTCCGTCGCGGAACGCCTGCTTCAGCACGGGAATGTCGGCGATCTCAGCCAGTAGCCGCAATTCGATCTGTGAATAGTCCGCCGACACCAGCTTGTGGCCCGGCGTCGCGACAAAGGCGCGGCGGATCTTGCGGCCGTCCTCGGTGCGCACCGGAATGTTCTGCAGGTTCGGCTCGTTCGACGATAGCCGCCCCGTGGTGGTCGCGGCCAGCGCGTAGGTCGTGTGCACGCGATGGGTCTGCGGGTGAACATATTCCGGCAGTGCGTCGGTGTAGGTCGATTTCAGTTTCGACACCTGCCGCCATTCCAGAATCTTCTTCGGAAATTCGTGGCCCTGTTCGGCGAGCTCGTCGAGGATCTGCGCCGAGGTGGACCACGCTCCGGTCTTGGTCTTGGTGCCGCCGGGTATTCCCATCTTGCCGAAGATGATGTCGCCGATCTGCTTGGGGCTGCCGACATTGATCGGCTCGCCGGCAATCTCCTGCAACTCGGCTTCGACCCGCGCCGCGGTCTGCGCGAAATCCCCCGACAGCCGCGACAGCACCTGCCGATCGATCGAGATGCCGCGCCGCTCCATCCGTGCCAGCACGGTGACCAGCGGCCGCTCCAGCGTCTCATAGACCGTCGTCAGGTGCTCGGCGGCGAGCCGCGGTTTCAGCGCGCGGTGCAGCCGCAGGATCATGTCGGCGCTTTCGGCCGAATAGGCGGTCGCCTTGTCGATCGCAACCTGGTCGAAGGTCAGTTTGTTCTTGCCGCTGCCGGTGAGCTCGCCATGGCTGAGGACGGCATGGCCGAACCAGCGTTCGGCGAGCGATTCCAGCGCGTGCGAGTTGCGCCCGGCATCGAGCGCGTACGACATCAACTGCGCGTCATCGACATTGCGCAGGGTGACGCCGTGCTGCGCCAGCATCACGGCATTGAACTTGATGTTAAAGCCGATCTTGAGAATGCCTGCGGATTCCAGCAGCGGCTTCAGCGCGGCCAGCGCATCGCCCGCCTTGATCTGGTCTGGCGCCAATCCGGCGTCGAACAGGCCCGCGCCGCCGCCGGGCTGCTTGTGAGTGAGCGGCACGTAGCAGGCATCGTTCGGCGCCAGCGCCAGCGCGATGCCGCAGATGTCGGCCTGCATCGGATCGTCCGAGTTCGCCTTGGCGTCGATCGCGAAAGCGCCGGCATCGTAAGCGCGCGTAATCCAGGCCTTGAGTTCGGTGGCATTGCCAATGGTCTGGTACTTGCCGCGGTCGACCGGCAGTTTTCGCAACGCCTCGGCGCGCACGGCGGCGAGCGAGACCGGCGAGCCCTTGTGGCTGGCGGATTTATCCTGCTTGTCGCCGCCGGTCTTGCCCGGGGCGGGCCCCGCTTTGCCGGCGGGCGGGGCGTCGAACAGCGTTGCGCCCTCAGAGTAGCCCACCGGCTTCTTGCCTGATGGTGGCACCGCGAAAACACTGGCGCCGCTTTTGTTGCCTGCATCCGGCTCGATGTCGGCGGGATCGATCTGCGAATATTCGGCGACACGGCGGGTGAGGGTGGAGAATTCCATCGCCTTCAGGAACGCGATGAGCTTGCGCGCGTCGGGCTCGTGCACGGCGAGGTCGTCGAGCGGCACTTCGAGATCGACCTTGTCGTCGAGCAGCACGAGTTGCCGCGAAATCCGCGCCTTCTCGGCGTTCTCGATCAAGGCCTCGCGCCGCTTCGGCTGCTTGATCTCGCCGGCGCGGAACAGCAGCTGCTCCAGGTCGCCATATTCAATGATCAGTTGGGCGGCGGTCTTGACGCCGATGCCGGGTACGCCCGGCACGTTGTCGGTGGAGTCGCCGGCCAGCGCCTGCACCTCCACCACCTTCTCCGGCGGAACGCCGAATTTCTCGATCACCTCAGGGATGCCGATGCGGCGATCCTTCATGGTGTCGTACATGGTGACGCAGTCGGTCACGAGTTGCATCAGGTCCTTGTCCGAGGACACGATGGTGGCGGAAGCGCCGCGCTCGCAGGCGATGCGGACATAGGTCGCGATCAGATCGTCGGCTTCGAAGCCGACTTGTTCCAGGCAGGGCAGGTCGAACGCGCGCACCGCCTCGCGGATCAGCGCGAATTGGGGGATCAAATCGTCAGGCGCCGGCGGCCGGTGCGCCTTGTAGTCGGGATAGAGCTTGTTGCGGAACGTGATCTCGGATTTGTCGAACACGATCGCCAGATGCGTCGGCCGGTTATCCTCCGGCATGTCGCGGAGCAGCTTCCACAGCATGTTGCAGAAGC contains these protein-coding regions:
- a CDS encoding glutathione S-transferase family protein — protein: MTIELHTWNTPNGRKISVALEEMGLPYKVIPINITKGEQMAPDFIKISPNNKIPAIVDPDGPGGKPVSIFESGAILLYLGEKTGKFLPKPLAERIPVYEWLMWQMGGFGPFPGQVHHFIALENETDRAYGLKRYMTETRRLYGVLDRRLADREFVAGALSVADFAILGWAWRHPRHKVELKDFPNVERWYNALMARPATKRGMEAKLD
- a CDS encoding LysE family translocator; translation: MPHIATLLGFALVSLGMVLTPGPNMIYLISRSITQGPAAGIVSLGGVALGFVFYMLCAAFGITALLFAVPYAYDALRFAGAAYLLWLAWQALKPNGRSPFQVKKLAADGPRKLFAMGFVTNLLNPKIAMLYLALLPQFIDPAVGSVLTQSLMLGTIQTVISVSVNAMIALAAGSIAMFLGTRPSWLLIQRWLMGTVLAGLAVKMAFEAKRA
- the polA gene encoding DNA polymerase I — protein: MPKSAPKAAAKPAPAASPTKAPAKNPGKGDHVFLVDGSSYIFRAYHALPPLNRKSDGLQVNAVLGFCNMLWKLLRDMPEDNRPTHLAIVFDKSEITFRNKLYPDYKAHRPPAPDDLIPQFALIREAVRAFDLPCLEQVGFEADDLIATYVRIACERGASATIVSSDKDLMQLVTDCVTMYDTMKDRRIGIPEVIEKFGVPPEKVVEVQALAGDSTDNVPGVPGIGVKTAAQLIIEYGDLEQLLFRAGEIKQPKRREALIENAEKARISRQLVLLDDKVDLEVPLDDLAVHEPDARKLIAFLKAMEFSTLTRRVAEYSQIDPADIEPDAGNKSGASVFAVPPSGKKPVGYSEGATLFDAPPAGKAGPAPGKTGGDKQDKSASHKGSPVSLAAVRAEALRKLPVDRGKYQTIGNATELKAWITRAYDAGAFAIDAKANSDDPMQADICGIALALAPNDACYVPLTHKQPGGGAGLFDAGLAPDQIKAGDALAALKPLLESAGILKIGFNIKFNAVMLAQHGVTLRNVDDAQLMSYALDAGRNSHALESLAERWFGHAVLSHGELTGSGKNKLTFDQVAIDKATAYSAESADMILRLHRALKPRLAAEHLTTVYETLERPLVTVLARMERRGISIDRQVLSRLSGDFAQTAARVEAELQEIAGEPINVGSPKQIGDIIFGKMGIPGGTKTKTGAWSTSAQILDELAEQGHEFPKKILEWRQVSKLKSTYTDALPEYVHPQTHRVHTTYALAATTTGRLSSNEPNLQNIPVRTEDGRKIRRAFVATPGHKLVSADYSQIELRLLAEIADIPVLKQAFRDGLDIHAMTASEMFGVPIKDMPGEVRRRAKAINFGIIYGISAFGLANQLGIAREEASAYIKKYFERFPGIRAYMDETREFCRTNGYVTTLFGRKCHYPDIKASNASVRSFNERAAINARLQGTAADIIRRAMTRMEDALAEKKLSAQMLLQVHDELIFEVPDAEVAATLPVVQHVMQDAPFPAVVLSVPLQVDARAANNWEEAH